A genome region from Streptomyces xanthophaeus includes the following:
- a CDS encoding dihydrofolate reductase family protein, producing MRIVITEFISLDGVVQAPGGQGEDDDDGFAHGGWSHPFFDPEVVGGSFTEAMENAEALLFGRRTWQTMAAAWPGRAGDPFADRMNSIPKYVVSQTLGEADLSWNNTTRIAGDKAVARIRELHGAEGGDLVVMGSPTLVRTLLGEGLFDELRLMVMPVLLGGGKSVFPADGVLRTLELVSTAISPAGVHVCTYRPAAES from the coding sequence ATGCGCATCGTCATCACCGAATTCATCAGCCTGGACGGCGTCGTGCAGGCCCCGGGCGGTCAGGGCGAGGACGACGACGACGGCTTCGCCCACGGCGGCTGGTCGCACCCGTTCTTCGACCCGGAGGTGGTGGGCGGCTCCTTCACCGAGGCGATGGAGAACGCCGAGGCCCTGCTGTTCGGGCGCCGTACGTGGCAGACGATGGCCGCCGCGTGGCCCGGGCGGGCGGGCGACCCGTTCGCCGACCGGATGAACTCCATCCCCAAGTACGTGGTGTCCCAGACCCTGGGCGAGGCGGATCTGTCGTGGAACAACACCACGCGCATCGCCGGCGACAAGGCCGTCGCCCGGATCCGGGAGCTGCACGGGGCCGAGGGCGGCGACCTGGTGGTCATGGGCAGCCCCACCCTCGTACGCACCCTGCTGGGCGAGGGCCTGTTCGACGAACTCCGGTTGATGGTCATGCCGGTGCTGCTCGGCGGCGGCAAGTCGGTCTTCCCTGCCGACGGCGTGCTGCGCACGCTCGAACTGGTCTCCACGGCGATCAGCCCGGCCGGTGTGCACGTGTGCACCTACCGCCCGGCCGCCGAGAGCTAG
- a CDS encoding AMP-dependent synthetase/ligase encodes MDGRPSTLAVFTQWTEERYGPEPALRFRSPEGGWHTRTYAELGTEVRAVGCALLGLGVAAGERVAVLAETRPRWTYTHLGLLAAGAVLVPVYPTAGEEELAWVLADSEAVVVVCDDGRQAARVEELRPKLPALRAVVLMDELPALPGAAAEAELLARAAAVTPGADASIVYTSGTTGPPKGCRLTHGNLGAIQDATLPLIKGGPGDSTYLYLPLAHMLAQLIQYTTLTEGGELCYFGGRIENVLAELAEVAPTHLPSVPRLFEKLHSVVLSLAESQEGGRERFETAVRVGVLAADGRLPEELRAQHEAAEKSLYSPVRAALGGRLRWALTGGAPIAPATLDFLRACGISVYEGYGMTESGGVISVNHPAAVRHGTVGRPIAGCEVRIAEDGEVLARGAMVFPGYHANEAATAEALDPEGWLHTGDLGELDEDGYLRITGRKKELIITSAGKNITPTEVEFAVQRSRYVSRAVLIGDRRPYAVALITLDAEEITAWAARETLDLGPTPTTHPAVRALVEAAVTEANTTVSRPSRIRAFHILPEDFTPQAGTLTPSLKLRRGVVAERYAREIAGLYGE; translated from the coding sequence ATGGACGGTCGGCCGAGCACGCTGGCGGTGTTCACCCAGTGGACCGAGGAGCGGTACGGGCCGGAACCGGCCCTGCGGTTCCGGTCACCGGAAGGCGGATGGCACACCCGCACGTACGCGGAACTCGGCACGGAGGTACGGGCCGTGGGCTGCGCCCTCCTCGGCCTGGGCGTGGCCGCCGGAGAACGGGTCGCCGTACTCGCGGAGACACGGCCCCGGTGGACGTACACGCACCTCGGGCTGCTGGCGGCGGGCGCGGTCCTCGTACCGGTGTACCCGACGGCGGGGGAGGAGGAGCTCGCCTGGGTCCTGGCGGACTCGGAGGCGGTGGTCGTGGTCTGCGACGACGGGCGGCAGGCGGCCCGCGTCGAGGAGCTGCGGCCGAAACTGCCCGCGCTGCGGGCGGTGGTGCTGATGGACGAACTGCCGGCCCTGCCCGGCGCGGCGGCGGAGGCCGAACTGCTGGCCCGGGCCGCGGCCGTGACCCCCGGAGCGGACGCGTCGATCGTCTACACCTCGGGCACGACCGGCCCGCCGAAGGGCTGTCGCCTCACCCACGGGAACCTGGGCGCGATCCAGGACGCCACCCTCCCGCTGATCAAGGGCGGCCCGGGCGACTCGACGTACCTGTACCTCCCGCTCGCGCACATGCTGGCCCAGCTGATCCAGTACACGACCCTCACCGAGGGCGGAGAGCTGTGCTACTTCGGCGGGCGGATCGAGAACGTGCTCGCGGAGCTGGCCGAGGTCGCCCCGACCCATCTGCCGTCCGTACCGAGGCTGTTCGAGAAGCTGCACTCCGTGGTGCTCTCGCTCGCGGAGTCGCAGGAGGGCGGCCGGGAACGCTTCGAGACGGCGGTACGGGTGGGCGTGCTGGCGGCGGACGGACGGCTGCCGGAGGAACTCCGGGCGCAGCACGAGGCGGCCGAGAAGTCGCTGTACTCCCCGGTCCGCGCGGCCCTCGGCGGCCGGCTCCGGTGGGCCCTCACCGGCGGCGCCCCGATCGCCCCGGCGACGCTGGACTTCCTGCGGGCCTGCGGGATCTCCGTGTACGAGGGGTACGGGATGACGGAGTCGGGCGGCGTCATCTCCGTCAACCATCCGGCGGCGGTGCGCCACGGGACGGTGGGCCGCCCGATCGCGGGCTGCGAGGTGCGGATCGCGGAGGACGGCGAGGTGCTGGCGCGCGGGGCGATGGTGTTCCCGGGCTACCACGCGAACGAGGCCGCGACCGCCGAGGCGCTGGACCCCGAGGGCTGGCTCCACACCGGCGACCTGGGCGAACTGGACGAGGACGGCTACCTTCGCATCACCGGCCGCAAGAAGGAGCTGATCATCACCTCGGCCGGGAAGAACATCACCCCGACGGAGGTCGAATTCGCCGTCCAGCGCTCCCGTTACGTCTCCCGCGCGGTCCTGATCGGAGACCGCCGTCCGTACGCGGTCGCCCTGATCACCCTGGACGCGGAGGAGATCACGGCCTGGGCGGCACGCGAGACCCTCGACCTGGGCCCCACCCCCACCACGCATCCGGCGGTCCGCGCCCTCGTCGAGGCGGCGGTCACGGAGGCCAACACCACGGTCTCCCGCCCGTCCCGTATCCGCGCCTTCCACATCCTCCCGGAGGACTTCACCCCCCAGGCGGGCACCCTGACGCCGTCCCTGAAACTCCGCCGGGGCGTGGTGGCGGAACGCTACGCGCGGGAGATCGCGGGGCTGTACGGGGAATGA
- a CDS encoding AraC family transcriptional regulator, which produces MARRTVTVHHVRALLAGARRNGVDTVPLLQEAQIPPLLLGDDRARVTPAQFARLFRALYRTTQDEFLALSQVPSRPGTFAMMCHASLGCHDLGAAMERAAAFYGLFPGGPELALEVVGAEARFTVRNDFARDEDRFLTECVLAIWHRLSSWLVGRRIPLAHAAFRYPPPAHREEYELLFDCPVHFGQDRTGAAFDARWLTAPLVRDEGALDAMLRRAPFDLLSRPEYGTTVAEQVRRTLTQRLRMSPRLPALGEVAAGLAVSPATLRRRLRQEGTSFQQLKDHVRRDAAIAGLAESGEPIAELAARLGFSEDTAFHRAFRRWTGTTPGAYRIASGPRPAPVATGRVRPGQES; this is translated from the coding sequence ATGGCGAGGCGGACGGTCACCGTGCACCACGTACGTGCCCTGCTCGCGGGGGCCCGCCGCAACGGCGTCGACACCGTGCCTCTGCTGCAGGAGGCGCAGATCCCGCCGCTGCTGCTGGGCGACGACCGGGCGCGGGTCACGCCCGCCCAGTTCGCCCGGCTCTTCCGGGCGCTGTACCGGACCACGCAGGACGAGTTCCTCGCCCTGAGCCAGGTCCCGAGCCGCCCCGGCACCTTCGCGATGATGTGTCACGCCTCGCTCGGCTGCCACGATCTGGGCGCGGCCATGGAGCGCGCCGCCGCCTTCTACGGGCTTTTTCCCGGCGGGCCGGAGCTGGCGCTCGAAGTCGTGGGCGCGGAGGCCAGGTTCACCGTCCGCAACGACTTCGCGCGGGACGAGGACCGGTTCCTCACCGAGTGCGTGCTCGCGATCTGGCACCGGCTGAGCAGCTGGCTGGTGGGGCGGCGGATCCCGCTCGCGCACGCCGCCTTCCGCTATCCCCCGCCGGCGCACAGGGAGGAGTACGAGCTGCTCTTCGACTGTCCGGTGCACTTCGGGCAGGACCGTACGGGTGCGGCCTTCGACGCGCGCTGGCTGACCGCTCCGCTCGTGCGGGACGAGGGCGCGCTCGACGCGATGCTCCGCCGGGCCCCCTTCGACCTGCTGTCGCGTCCGGAGTACGGGACCACGGTCGCGGAGCAGGTACGCCGCACCCTGACGCAGCGGCTGCGCATGTCACCGCGGCTGCCCGCGCTCGGTGAGGTGGCGGCGGGCCTCGCGGTGTCCCCGGCGACGCTGCGGCGCCGGCTCCGGCAGGAGGGGACGTCCTTCCAGCAGCTGAAGGACCACGTGCGGCGGGACGCGGCGATCGCGGGCCTGGCGGAGAGCGGTGAGCCGATCGCGGAGCTCGCGGCGCGGCTGGGGTTCTCGGAGGACACGGCTTTCCACCGCGCCTTCCGCCGCTGGACGGGTACGACGCCGGGGGCCTACCGGATCGCGTCGGGACCGCGTCCGGCGCCCGTGGCGACGGGGCGTGTGAGGCCGGGTCAGGAAAGCTGA
- a CDS encoding lipase family protein produces MRFRSTPLATVSALAALAASAAVPTATASATAGATAAAAAAPGDVVSSAPSAFRPLPGQPTGTKAWKIHYRSTTADGAPNIVSGTVIVPQDGRTGPRPLITYAVGTVGMGDSCAPSDNFPHGTAMEANLIQQLTLRGWAVVVTDYEGLGTPGVHTYTVGPSAGHAVLDAARAAQRLPGAGLSATGPVGIMGYSQGGQASSWAAELQGSYAPELQVKGTATGGVPGDLLKVAEFNDGSYGSGLIFMAAAGQDAAFPELDLDSYLNPAGKALVAGMKENCVAIDSIAGSFKRISDLTTRDPLARPDWQAALNRSRLGGTAPAAPVYQYHALADELIPYGVGRRLRSDWCARGANVEFDTVWVGEHVSGVITHSLAAGNWLADRFAGRPTHANC; encoded by the coding sequence ATGCGTTTCCGAAGCACCCCTCTCGCCACCGTGTCCGCCCTGGCCGCACTCGCCGCCTCAGCGGCGGTCCCCACGGCCACCGCGAGCGCCACGGCTGGCGCCACCGCCGCGGCCGCAGCCGCCCCGGGCGATGTGGTCAGCAGCGCCCCCTCCGCCTTCCGCCCGCTGCCCGGCCAGCCCACCGGCACCAAGGCCTGGAAGATCCACTACCGCTCGACGACGGCCGACGGGGCCCCGAACATCGTCTCGGGCACCGTCATCGTCCCGCAGGACGGCCGCACCGGCCCGCGCCCGCTGATCACGTACGCCGTGGGCACGGTCGGGATGGGCGACTCGTGCGCGCCGAGCGACAACTTCCCCCACGGCACCGCCATGGAGGCCAACCTCATCCAGCAGCTCACCCTGCGCGGCTGGGCCGTGGTGGTCACCGACTACGAGGGGCTCGGCACCCCGGGCGTCCACACCTACACCGTCGGGCCTTCCGCCGGGCACGCCGTCCTCGACGCGGCGCGCGCCGCCCAGCGGCTGCCCGGGGCGGGGCTGTCGGCCACCGGCCCGGTCGGCATCATGGGCTACTCCCAGGGCGGCCAAGCCAGCAGCTGGGCCGCCGAGCTGCAGGGCTCGTACGCCCCTGAGCTCCAGGTCAAGGGGACGGCGACCGGCGGTGTCCCCGGGGACCTGCTGAAGGTGGCCGAGTTCAACGACGGCTCCTACGGGTCCGGGCTCATCTTCATGGCGGCCGCCGGGCAGGACGCGGCCTTCCCGGAGCTGGACCTGGACTCCTACCTCAACCCGGCGGGCAAGGCCCTGGTCGCCGGGATGAAGGAGAACTGCGTGGCGATCGACTCGATCGCCGGCTCCTTCAAGCGGATCTCCGACCTCACCACGCGCGACCCGCTGGCCCGGCCGGACTGGCAGGCGGCGCTGAACCGCAGCCGGCTCGGGGGGACGGCCCCGGCCGCGCCGGTGTACCAGTACCACGCGCTCGCCGACGAGTTGATCCCGTACGGGGTGGGGCGCCGGCTGCGCTCCGACTGGTGCGCGCGGGGCGCGAACGTCGAGTTCGACACCGTGTGGGTCGGTGAGCACGTCAGCGGCGTGATCACGCACTCCCTGGCGGCCGGGAACTGGCTGGCGGACCGCTTCGCGGGGCGTCCGACGCACGCCAACTGCTGA
- a CDS encoding alpha/beta hydrolase produces MHRSRVRRAIAAGVAAGAMLLASLGVAPATAPTSAPTPTPAPTGGDDPLARFHAQHVRWGDCPEKPVPAEMRCAVVEVPLDYAAPGKGTVKVALGRIPATEPDRRIGSLLINFGGPGASGVAGLAADPKLFADLGERYDLIGFDPRGVGHSDPVSCGGAQQAAEDPNADMAAALATLRDEVKRCEVNSGPVLAHMGTVDVARDMDVMRRVLGDDKLNFLGFSYGSRLGAVYAALFPRATGRMVLDGVDTLTESLTEQALVSARGQQQALDNFLTWCAHQTDCVYGTNTRTAREKVAALVERLDTEPLVGHDGIPVSGLIATFAIGQALYSRSTWPALAKALAQAERNHDPAGLLALVGLTESPEPSDPPEPSDPPDPSAPAQADGSDPVPADNLAAALAAVTCADDPDRSIDKATPAELEKEINELAEEFLQVSKVFGVAQLLSVLTCYGRPPGTDFIRKIDHPGAPPMLLVGTRGDPATPYEWTEETAERLGSAVIVDHKGDGHTGYGSSRCVAQYVDDFLLYGRLPSGTRSCPAGE; encoded by the coding sequence GTGCACCGTTCCCGAGTCCGTAGGGCCATAGCCGCGGGCGTGGCCGCCGGAGCGATGCTCCTGGCCTCGCTGGGGGTGGCCCCGGCGACCGCGCCCACCTCCGCGCCCACGCCGACCCCGGCACCCACCGGGGGCGACGACCCCCTGGCGCGGTTCCACGCCCAGCACGTCCGCTGGGGCGACTGCCCCGAGAAGCCCGTCCCCGCCGAGATGCGGTGCGCCGTCGTGGAGGTCCCGCTCGACTACGCGGCCCCGGGCAAGGGCACGGTCAAAGTGGCCCTGGGCCGGATCCCGGCCACCGAACCGGACCGGCGCATCGGCTCGCTCCTGATCAACTTCGGCGGCCCCGGCGCCTCCGGCGTGGCCGGCCTCGCCGCCGATCCCAAGCTCTTCGCCGACCTCGGCGAACGCTACGACCTGATCGGCTTCGACCCGCGCGGCGTGGGCCACAGCGACCCGGTCTCCTGCGGCGGCGCCCAGCAGGCCGCAGAAGACCCGAACGCCGACATGGCCGCGGCGCTGGCCACCCTGCGGGACGAGGTCAAGCGCTGCGAGGTCAACTCCGGCCCGGTCCTCGCGCACATGGGAACCGTCGACGTCGCCCGCGACATGGACGTGATGCGCCGCGTCCTCGGCGACGACAAGCTCAACTTCCTCGGCTTCTCCTACGGGAGCCGGCTCGGCGCCGTGTACGCGGCCCTGTTCCCGCGTGCCACCGGCCGCATGGTCCTCGACGGCGTCGACACCCTCACCGAATCGCTGACCGAGCAGGCGCTCGTATCGGCCCGCGGCCAGCAGCAGGCCCTGGACAACTTCCTGACCTGGTGCGCCCACCAGACCGACTGCGTCTACGGGACGAACACCCGTACCGCCAGGGAGAAGGTGGCCGCCCTGGTGGAGCGGCTCGACACGGAACCGCTGGTCGGCCACGACGGCATACCGGTGAGCGGCCTGATCGCCACCTTCGCGATCGGGCAGGCCCTGTACTCACGGAGCACGTGGCCCGCGCTCGCCAAGGCGCTGGCGCAGGCCGAGCGCAATCACGATCCGGCCGGGCTGCTGGCCCTGGTCGGCCTGACGGAGTCGCCGGAGCCGAGCGACCCGCCTGAGCCGAGCGACCCGCCGGACCCGAGCGCCCCGGCGCAGGCCGACGGATCCGATCCGGTGCCCGCCGACAACCTCGCCGCCGCCCTCGCCGCCGTGACCTGCGCCGACGATCCGGACCGGTCGATCGACAAGGCCACCCCGGCCGAGCTGGAGAAGGAGATCAACGAACTGGCGGAGGAATTCCTCCAGGTCTCGAAGGTGTTCGGGGTGGCGCAGCTGCTGTCCGTGCTCACCTGCTACGGACGGCCCCCCGGTACCGACTTCATCCGGAAGATCGACCACCCCGGGGCACCGCCGATGCTGCTCGTCGGCACCCGCGGCGACCCGGCGACGCCCTACGAGTGGACGGAGGAGACGGCCGAGAGGCTGGGCTCGGCGGTGATCGTGGACCACAAGGGCGACGGGCACACCGGCTACGGGAGCTCGCGCTGCGTGGCGCAGTACGTCGACGACTTCCTCCTCTACGGGCGGCTGCCGTCCGGGACCCGGTCCTGCCCCGCCGGAGAGTGA
- a CDS encoding AMP-dependent synthetase/ligase, which translates to MRPVRAVEPVEPVKTVIDGVVREVRVPALAGPPDRGSLGDLPFVNAWEAPGEAVLARKDQDGVWHDVTAAQFAAEVLAVAKGLIAEGLREGDRLAIMARTTYEWTLLDFAGWAAGLVTVPIYPTSSALQARWIIQDSGAVACAVEDTAQARLISAERGNLPWLTHLWEFDTGAVARLVKAGERIPDAVVHNRRAARTPDSVATLIYTSGTTGQPKGCVITHANFFAQVDNAVELLHPVFRSVSKDPASTLLFLPLSHVFGRMVAVGCMRARVKLGHAPSIRTEDLLADLAGFRPTFLLAIPYVLEKVYNTARATAEKMGRASSFDRAARIAQRFAETAEARTPGPVLRLARSLYDPLVYRRIRAALGGRVRYVLSGGSPLGRRLAAFYTGAGIEVFEGYGLTETTGASTVTPPLRPRLGTVGWPLPGTAVRIADDGEVLLGGRHVFAGYWNAAHAAPYGSWLATGDIGELDADGYLTITGRKKDLIITSGGKNVAPAPLEDWLRAHPLVGQCMVIGDNRPYITALITLEPDGLQHWRQMHKKQNVPMRELVRDEELRADLQRAVDDANQLVSRAESIRRFAVLPGDFTEARGHLTPSLKLRRGAIARDYADRIQELYRGPREA; encoded by the coding sequence CTGAGGCCGGTCCGGGCCGTAGAACCGGTCGAACCCGTCAAGACCGTGATCGACGGAGTGGTCCGCGAGGTACGGGTGCCCGCGCTGGCGGGCCCTCCGGACCGCGGATCCCTCGGGGACCTCCCCTTCGTCAACGCCTGGGAGGCCCCCGGCGAGGCGGTGCTCGCCCGCAAGGACCAGGACGGCGTCTGGCACGACGTCACGGCCGCACAGTTCGCGGCCGAGGTGCTCGCCGTGGCCAAGGGCCTGATCGCCGAAGGGCTCCGGGAGGGCGACCGGCTCGCCATCATGGCCCGTACGACCTACGAGTGGACCCTGCTCGACTTCGCCGGCTGGGCCGCAGGCCTGGTCACCGTACCGATCTACCCGACCTCCTCCGCCCTCCAGGCGCGCTGGATCATCCAGGACTCCGGGGCCGTGGCCTGCGCCGTCGAGGACACCGCGCAGGCCCGGCTCATCAGCGCCGAACGCGGCAACCTGCCCTGGCTGACCCACCTGTGGGAATTCGACACCGGCGCCGTGGCCCGGCTGGTCAAGGCCGGGGAACGCATCCCGGACGCCGTGGTCCACAACCGGCGGGCCGCCCGCACCCCGGACTCCGTCGCCACCCTCATCTACACCTCCGGCACCACCGGGCAGCCCAAGGGATGCGTGATCACCCACGCCAACTTCTTCGCCCAGGTGGACAACGCGGTGGAGCTGCTGCACCCCGTCTTCAGGTCCGTCAGCAAGGACCCCGCCTCCACCCTGCTGTTCCTGCCGCTCAGCCACGTCTTCGGGCGGATGGTCGCCGTCGGCTGCATGCGGGCCCGCGTCAAGCTCGGGCACGCCCCCAGCATCCGTACCGAGGACCTCCTCGCCGACCTCGCCGGCTTCCGGCCCACCTTCCTCCTGGCCATCCCCTACGTACTGGAGAAGGTCTACAACACCGCCCGGGCCACCGCCGAGAAGATGGGCCGGGCCTCCTCCTTCGACCGGGCCGCCCGCATCGCGCAGCGCTTCGCCGAAACCGCCGAGGCCAGGACCCCCGGGCCCGTGCTGCGCCTCGCCCGGTCCCTCTACGACCCGCTCGTCTACCGGCGCATCCGGGCCGCGCTCGGCGGCCGCGTCCGCTACGTCCTGAGCGGCGGATCACCGCTGGGCCGGCGGCTCGCCGCCTTCTACACCGGCGCCGGCATCGAGGTCTTCGAGGGCTACGGGCTGACGGAGACCACCGGCGCGAGCACCGTGACCCCGCCGCTGCGGCCCCGCCTCGGCACGGTCGGCTGGCCGCTGCCGGGCACGGCCGTACGCATCGCGGACGACGGGGAGGTGCTGCTGGGCGGCCGCCACGTCTTCGCCGGCTACTGGAACGCCGCGCACGCGGCCCCGTACGGGAGCTGGCTGGCCACCGGCGACATCGGCGAGCTCGACGCCGACGGGTACCTCACCATCACCGGCCGCAAGAAGGACCTGATCATCACCTCCGGCGGCAAGAACGTGGCCCCGGCACCGCTGGAGGACTGGCTGCGGGCCCATCCGCTGGTCGGCCAGTGCATGGTGATCGGCGACAACCGGCCCTACATCACCGCGCTGATCACCCTGGAACCCGACGGGCTGCAGCACTGGCGCCAGATGCACAAGAAGCAGAACGTGCCGATGCGCGAGCTGGTGCGGGACGAGGAACTGCGGGCGGACCTCCAGCGGGCGGTGGACGACGCGAACCAGCTGGTCTCACGGGCCGAGTCGATCCGGCGCTTCGCCGTCCTGCCCGGCGACTTCACCGAGGCGCGCGGCCACCTGACCCCGTCGCTGAAGCTCAGGCGGGGCGCGATCGCCCGGGACTACGCGGACCGGATCCAGGAGCTGTACCGGGGGCCTCGGGAGGCCTGA
- a CDS encoding NAD(P)H-binding protein, which translates to MTTTKNDTTNKPILVLGSTGKTGSRVAAQLRQRGHEVRGASRKGPVAFDWTDENTWERTLEGAGAAYLVDSQLPDAAESMRSFAKLAVASGVERLVLLSARDWVVPEGEEKLPCERAVRESGAQWTIIKPSWFFQNFSEDPFIGGQIQAGELVMSTGSGVEPFIDAEDIAEVAVAALTREGHGGQAYELSGPRLLSLDSVVGEIARATGRVITYRPLPADEFAAYAKGQGVPEEFVGLLNLLYGWIAEGRFATLADGVQRVLGREPRDFADYVRATAVSGVWGGGNGGGGRVERP; encoded by the coding sequence ATGACGACGACGAAGAACGACACGACGAACAAGCCGATCCTGGTCCTGGGCAGCACCGGCAAGACGGGAAGCCGGGTGGCCGCGCAGCTGCGGCAGCGCGGTCACGAGGTCCGGGGCGCCTCCCGGAAGGGGCCGGTCGCCTTCGACTGGACCGACGAGAACACCTGGGAGCGGACGCTGGAGGGGGCCGGCGCGGCCTACCTGGTCGACTCGCAGCTCCCCGACGCCGCCGAGTCGATGCGCTCCTTCGCCAAGCTGGCCGTGGCCTCCGGTGTCGAGCGGCTGGTGCTGCTGTCCGCCCGCGACTGGGTGGTGCCGGAGGGCGAGGAGAAGCTCCCCTGCGAGCGAGCGGTCCGCGAGTCCGGAGCGCAGTGGACCATCATCAAGCCCTCCTGGTTCTTCCAGAACTTCAGCGAGGACCCGTTCATCGGGGGGCAGATCCAGGCCGGCGAGCTCGTGATGTCGACCGGGAGCGGCGTCGAGCCGTTCATCGACGCCGAGGACATCGCCGAGGTCGCCGTGGCCGCCCTCACCCGGGAGGGGCACGGCGGGCAGGCCTACGAGCTGTCCGGCCCGCGGCTGCTGAGCCTGGACTCCGTGGTCGGCGAGATCGCCCGGGCCACCGGCCGGGTGATCACCTACCGTCCGCTCCCGGCGGACGAGTTCGCCGCCTACGCCAAGGGGCAGGGCGTGCCGGAGGAGTTCGTCGGCCTGCTGAACCTGCTCTACGGCTGGATCGCCGAGGGCCGCTTCGCCACCCTCGCCGACGGTGTGCAGCGGGTGCTCGGCCGCGAGCCCCGAGACTTCGCCGACTACGTGCGGGCCACCGCCGTGTCCGGTGTGTGGGGCGGTGGCAATGGCGGTGGCGGTCGCGTGGAGCGTCCGTGA
- a CDS encoding DUF4190 domain-containing protein, with translation MSIPPQPPTSPGPYGQPGPYGQPGQPGPMPHGAGPQGWYPPQPQKTNTLAIVALVMAIVCGLPLIPIILGIVALSQIKSRGEKGKGLAIAAIVVNSLGLVLIGVIVALGLSGALEDVAKEKRDTGGQVTGPVSGGPSATGPASSGLTEIRKGDCFNTKDDLAQYGDEDGTQAARSVSIVPCNQPHKGEAYAVFNLDAGTYPGTEKVTKSAEEKCSGNALTSYVGNNPKVSEKLEIYYYYPQAASWLLGDREVTCFVGDPSGPTTGSVRASGS, from the coding sequence ATGTCCATACCACCGCAGCCTCCGACGTCCCCCGGCCCGTACGGACAGCCCGGACCGTACGGACAGCCGGGGCAGCCCGGTCCCATGCCGCACGGCGCCGGACCGCAGGGCTGGTACCCGCCGCAGCCGCAGAAGACCAACACGCTGGCCATCGTCGCGCTCGTCATGGCGATCGTCTGCGGGCTCCCGCTGATCCCGATCATCCTCGGCATCGTCGCCCTCTCCCAGATCAAGTCCCGCGGTGAGAAGGGCAAGGGCCTCGCCATCGCGGCGATCGTCGTCAACAGCCTGGGCCTCGTGCTGATCGGCGTCATCGTGGCCCTCGGCCTCTCCGGAGCGCTCGAGGACGTCGCCAAGGAGAAGCGCGACACCGGCGGCCAGGTCACCGGCCCGGTCTCCGGCGGCCCGTCCGCGACCGGCCCGGCCTCCAGCGGCCTGACCGAGATCCGCAAGGGCGACTGCTTCAACACGAAGGACGATCTGGCCCAGTACGGCGACGAGGACGGCACCCAGGCCGCCCGCTCGGTGAGCATCGTGCCCTGCAACCAGCCGCACAAGGGCGAGGCGTACGCGGTCTTCAACCTGGACGCCGGAACGTACCCGGGCACGGAGAAGGTCACCAAGAGCGCCGAGGAGAAGTGCAGCGGCAACGCGCTCACCTCGTACGTGGGCAACAACCCCAAGGTCTCGGAGAAGCTGGAGATCTACTACTACTACCCGCAGGCCGCCAGCTGGCTCCTCGGCGACCGTGAGGTCACCTGCTTCGTGGGCGACCCCAGCGGCCCGACCACCGGCTCGGTCCGCGCCTCCGGCTCCTGA
- a CDS encoding ABC transporter ATP-binding protein, whose translation MTKRFRKHSVLDGVSLSLEAGEIVGLLGLNGAGKTTLMRLITGLALPTSGDIRLFGEPLPMRPAQLARIGAALDAPSFPRWLTGRAVLRMLLESTGRPDGSRTRAVLERVGLTHAADKRVGTYSQGMRQRLALASALLKKPDLLILDEPTNGLDPEGLRMVRRVIAEESARGATVLVSSHQLDEIQRICHRVIMVADGQVAAAGTLEQLGYDPAGGPDAFEDWFFGLVGHRGGGAR comes from the coding sequence GTGACCAAGAGATTCCGAAAGCACTCCGTGCTGGACGGCGTCAGCCTGAGCCTGGAGGCCGGCGAGATCGTCGGCCTCCTGGGCCTCAACGGCGCCGGCAAGACCACGCTCATGCGTCTGATCACCGGGCTCGCGCTGCCCACCTCCGGCGACATCCGCCTGTTCGGCGAGCCGCTGCCGATGCGACCCGCGCAGCTCGCCCGGATCGGCGCCGCCCTCGACGCGCCGTCCTTCCCCCGCTGGCTCACGGGCCGTGCGGTCCTGCGCATGCTGCTCGAAAGCACGGGACGCCCCGACGGCAGCCGGACCCGAGCCGTGCTCGAACGCGTGGGTCTCACCCATGCCGCCGACAAGCGGGTCGGGACCTACTCCCAGGGAATGAGGCAGCGGCTCGCTCTCGCCTCGGCCCTGCTGAAGAAGCCGGACCTCCTCATCCTCGACGAACCCACCAACGGCCTCGACCCGGAGGGCCTGCGGATGGTCCGCCGCGTCATCGCCGAGGAATCGGCCCGAGGTGCCACCGTTCTCGTCTCCAGCCACCAGCTGGACGAGATCCAGCGCATCTGCCACCGCGTCATCATGGTGGCCGACGGTCAAGTGGCTGCCGCCGGAACCCTGGAGCAGCTCGGCTACGACCCCGCCGGCGGACCCGACGCCTTCGAGGACTGGTTCTTCGGACTGGTCGGTCACCGCGGCGGAGGTGCCCGATGA